ATCTGGCACGAAAACTGGAACAGGAAGGCTGTACCTCTATCGGTATCAGTTGTGCAGCCGATCCGGCTCTTGCAGACATGCGTGCCGCTGTTCACATCCCCGTCTATGGTGCTGGCTCATGTGCTGCACATCTTGCGCTCACATCAGCGGCGCGTGTTGGTGTATTGACCATCCTGGAGGAAGTGCCCTTGCTGATCCGAGGAATACTAGGTGATGCTTATATCGGGATGGAGCGTCCTGAAGGTGTGGTAACCACGCTGGATCTCAACACGTCTCAGGGGCGAATCGCGGCTATGGAAGCGGCCAGAAGACTCAAGGCGAAGGGCGCCGAGTCCATCGTTCTTGCGTGTACTGGTTTTGCAACGATGGGTTTCGCCGTGGAAGTGGAAAAAGAACTGCATATCCGGGCGCTTGACCCGATCTATTCATTGGGAGCAGCCGTGTCTGCGTTGAATATCTGATCTATGGAATGCCGAGTGTGGGTATTGGATGATTTTATATTTGGGTTAATTTGATTTTGACGCCGATGCAGTGTGGATAACTGCATCGGCGTTATTTGTGTTGGATAAGGTTATCGGGGCTCTTGGAATAGCATGGCGCAGGTGTGCTAGGATCATGGGCATAATTTTTTCTGTTTTCTGATGTGAAGCGATAAAGTGATGAATTTATTTTCCGTGCCATCAACTTCTACTAACAACGTACTATTATTGCTGTAATTTATAGAATCAATATATATCATACGTATATCACAGAAATTCCCGTTTTTTTTGATTAGATAGTCTGGTAAACTATCCAAAAAAATTAGATACAGTATGCAAAAATGATTTGCAAATCTGGCTCAGGGTGGTCGATAGGCTTGAAAACGACAGGTATAACACTAAAAGAACTGTTGAATATTCCTATACTCAGCAAGGCCAAAGTCATTAGTGGGCACCAAGGATTGGATCGGGTTGTACGGTTCGTGGATATTATGGAGGTGCCGGATCTGCAAGGATGGTTGCGAGAAGGCATGCTTATGCTGACGACAGCCTATTCGATTCGTGATAATCCCGGCTTGCTCGGAGAACTAATCTATACGCTTAATGAAGCAGGGGCGGCTGCTTTGGCCATCAAGCCTGCGCGTTTTCTCAAAGAAATCCCGAAAGAAGCCGTTGCAGCCAGTAATGACTGTGGTCTGCCCATCATTGAAATTCCTCCGGAGATACCCTACATGGATATTACGCAACCTGTTATGGAATTGGTACTGGATCGACAGGCCGCACTTCTCCGCAGGTCAGAGGAAGTATATCGGACACTGATGACAATGGTACTTGAAAACAGCGGAATTCAGGCGGTGGGGGACAATGTCGCCGAGCTGCTTCAGGCACCTGTGGGTGTTATCGACAATGCTGGTCAGATAATTGTGTCTTCACCGCCGGATTATGACTGGAAAGAAGCGGTGGACCCACTCGTATGGGAGATAAATCTGGATCGGCGGAAGGTTGCCCGACTGCTGGTGGACAAGGACTCCCTGGATGAAATGGAACAAGTCGGCATTGAGCAAGCCAGATTAGTATTATCCCTGGAATTGATGAGAAACAAGGTGGCGGAAGATACCGAATTACGTCTTCGAGGCAATTTCATTGACGAACTGCTGACACCGCCTCTGCTGTTGCCACATGAAGCCGAATCAAGAGGCCGCAAGCTTGGCATGAATCCGGAGCATTTATGGGAAGTAGCTGTGATGGAAGGGGAGACTGCTCCGGATGAAGACCTATTGACCGAATTGCTTGGTCAGGAGGCCAGAAAACGGAGGGTAGCGCCTCATATTGAGTTTCGGACCAACAGGGCAGTGCTCTTCTTGCCAACACCGGAGTCCCGGGATACGGCATGGAAGGATGACGTTCAATCCTGGTCTGATACGATTGGGCTATGGCTCGAAGATCCGGCTAACAAGCTTGGACAATTCAGGACAGGCGTAGGCACCCAGGTTCCACTTTGGAATATGCATCAAAGCTATGGCGAGGCCAGAAATGCACTGCTGGTATCCTCCCGCTTGTCGGGTGGGCGTACAACCCGGTTTGAGGATGTGGAGGTATATCATTTGTTGAGCGAAACGGCGAATGAACCAGGTTTTGCGGCATTGTTTGAGCGGAAACTGGGGAAATTGCGTGCTTATGATGATGAACACAGTGGGGATTTGCTGCGTACGTTTTTTTATTATCTGGAGAGCCGGGGCAGCTTGATCGAGACAGCAAATCGCCTCTATATTCACCGGAATTCCGTGAAATACCGACTGGAGCGAATACGGGATATTACGGGCTTCGACCTGAATCATCCGCGTGAACAATTTGTCTGTCATCTGTGTCTTGTGTACTACTACATGAAGCAGGATAAACAAGAGGTGTAGGTCCTGCCAATCGGATACTCTCTTCTACAGCAAAATCAACAAAGGATGATATGGTAGATATAGGTCGAAAAATAGCGAACTATGTCTTAGGGTGTGATTTAACATGACATAAATAGGAGACATTAGTGCACAATCGACAAACGGTTGTGCTTTTTTTTAGCTAAAAGGGACGTAGTTCGACGCTCGGATTCTAGGTAAAATAAGCACAATTACAAAGAAGAGACGGATAATCAGACAAGTTTTCAAGACTGGGCCGTCCACAGAGAACCGTAAAACAGCAAGTGAGACATCAGAGTTAAAGGGGTTGATTGATTGTTTGCTTACACGCTCCGAAGGCTGCTGCAGATGATTCCGGCGCTGATCGGCATTGTGGTGATTACCTTCATTCTGTCCCGTGTTCTTCCGGGAGATCCCGCCATTGTCATGGCTGGCGAACAGGCCACGGATGATGTCATTGCCAAAATCCGAATGGACATGGGATTGGACAAGCCATTATTTGTACAGTTTTTTAGTTACGTGGGACAGTTGCTTCAAGGGAATCTGGGATTCGCCTACCATACCGGTCATCCGGTACTGAGTGATTTCGCTACCCGCTTTCCGGCAACCATTGAGCTGACGTTGGCCAGTGTGATTATAGCCATCTGTGTTGCGATTCCGGTAGGCATTATCGCTGCAACTCGAAAAGAATCCTTTATCGACCACATCTCCAGGGTGTTCTCACTGATTGGAGCATGTGTACCAATTTTCTGGCTGGGACTGCTGTTTATTTACATCTTCTATTCCATCCTCGGCTGGGCTCCAGCTCCAATGGGACGCATCAGCGGAGACCTCAATCCACCGACGCATATCACCGGATTGTACGTGGTAGACAGTCTTATGACCGGAGATATGGTTGCACTCAAAAGCAGTCTTGCGCATTTGCTGCTTCCGGCCATCTGCCTCAGCACAGGGACAATGGCGATTGTAGCGCGTATGACCAGGTCCAGCATGCTGGAAGTCATCGGACAGGATTATGTACGTACCGCACGAGCCAAGGGCTTGAGCGAAACCGCGGTCGTTGGCAAACACTCCCTGATCAATGCTCTGATTCCCACGTTGACCGTTCTTGGCCTTCAGTTCGGCGGATTACTCGGTGGTGCGGTGATCACGGAAACAATCTTTTCCTGGCCCGGCGTCGGCGGTTATGTGACAGATTCGATTCTGGCTGCCGATTATGCACCAATTCAGGCATTCACACTGGTAAGTGCCATTCTGTTCAGCTTTATAAATTTGGCGGTGGATCTGGTCTATGGATTGATTGATCCACGAATCCGTTATGAATAGGGTCGCCGCGAAAGGAGGAGTACCGCTGTGAGTACTGCCGCACCGACTTCCATGGGAACCAAACCTGCACCAGCGGTTGTTCCCAAACCCAAAACCTTTCTGAGATTGTTGCTCCGCAATCGGCTCGCTGCTATTGGTCTAGCCTTTATAGTCATGTGGACTGTCATCGCAGCTATTGCCCCCTGGATTGCCCCTTATGATCCGTACGTGACGAATACGGCTGTGAAGCTGGAATCCCCATCAGGTGGTCACTGGTTTGGTACGGATAACTATGGTCGTGACATTCTGAGTCGTGTTCTGTATGGCGCCAGAATCAGCATCTGGACAGGCTTGATTGCCGTCAGCATCTCGTTTGTCATCGGGGTTCCGCTAGGCGGAATTGCTGCTTACTACGGCGGACGTACTGGCAATATCATCATGCGGGTGATGGATGTGTTGCTTGCATTTCCCTCGCTGGTACTCTCCATGGCAATTGCGGCTTCCATCGGCAACGGACTGACGAGTGCCATGATTGCTGTAGGGATTGTAGGTATTCCCGAATTTGCCAGATTGATGTATGGGCAGACCGTATCCCTGCGCGAAAAGGAGTACGTTGAGGCCAGCAGAGCCATTGGTGTCAGAGACAGAGTGATTCTGTTTCGCCATATTTTGCCGAATGCTTTGGCACCGCTGTTGGTACAAGCCACGCTTGGTATGGGCTTTGCCATCCTGACGGCATCCAGTTTGAGCTTTCTCGGTCTTGGCGTCAAACCGCCTACAGCCGAATGGGGGGCCATGATCTCTGAAGGTCGGGAGTATATTATTTCTGGACAATGGTGGCTCGTGACATTCCCTGGACTGGCTATAGCCACATCCATTCTTGGCTTTAACCTGCTCGGAGATGGTTTCCGTGATGTACTGGACCCAAGGTTGCGTTCGGGAAAATAGGGGTTAGTGTCATCGGTCCCTATAGAACCGATTCATAGATAGCTGGATGGTGGAACCAACTTGCGGGGAATGCCTGAAATAAAGGCAGGCAAGGTTCCATCACCGGCAGTAGGCAGATTGAATGCTGCTGTGGTTGGTATCAGGAAATGGGTAAGTTACTTTCCGGGATATTGGCCCACACTTTCGCTTTGTCTGATAAAAGCTGCAACGTTTTACAGCATTAAATCATAAGACTGGTTCAAAAAGGGGAGGAAACTAAAAATGAAAAAGCTCAAATGGTTTTCTGCAATGATTGCTCTTACCGTTGTTCTTGGTGGCTGTGCCAGTAATGCCAACCAGCAACCTGCGGCATCCGGCTCAGGAGAGGAAACAAAACCCGCGCCAACACTGACGGTTGCTTACTCTGAAGGTGGAACCACGATGGACCCGGCGGAGGCGAATGACCTGACCTCGGACACATTGGTACTGGCAACCTATGACCAGTTGGTAACCTATGGTGTCAAAACGGTGGATGGTGCTGATGTAGCCAACACGGAGGATATTCAGCCTATGCTCGCCGAGAGCTGGGAAGTGTCTGATGACAATACAATGTATACATTCAAAATCAAAAGCGGTCTGAAATTCCAAAGTGGAAATCCGGTCAATGCGGATGCGGTTGTGTACTCTTTTGAGCGTGTATCCAAGTCCAGCTCCGGCAGCTTTCTATACGGAATGGCCGACATCAAGAGCGTGACCGCCAAGGACGACTCCACCGTCGAGATCGTACTGAATAAAGCAAACCACATGTTCACCCAGATCATTGCCATGTATACCTTCTCCATTGTGGACCAGAAGTTGGTCGAGGAAAAAGGTGATGATT
This window of the Paenibacillus marchantiae genome carries:
- a CDS encoding aspartate/glutamate racemase family protein, whose product is MLGLIRVITLHHEEDIHRHGALIEGRYGIQVRSRCIPDQPLGVYDQATELESIPKIVDLARKLEQEGCTSIGISCAADPALADMRAAVHIPVYGAGSCAAHLALTSAARVGVLTILEEVPLLIRGILGDAYIGMERPEGVVTTLDLNTSQGRIAAMEAARRLKAKGAESIVLACTGFATMGFAVEVEKELHIRALDPIYSLGAAVSALNI
- a CDS encoding PucR family transcriptional regulator — encoded protein: MKTTGITLKELLNIPILSKAKVISGHQGLDRVVRFVDIMEVPDLQGWLREGMLMLTTAYSIRDNPGLLGELIYTLNEAGAAALAIKPARFLKEIPKEAVAASNDCGLPIIEIPPEIPYMDITQPVMELVLDRQAALLRRSEEVYRTLMTMVLENSGIQAVGDNVAELLQAPVGVIDNAGQIIVSSPPDYDWKEAVDPLVWEINLDRRKVARLLVDKDSLDEMEQVGIEQARLVLSLELMRNKVAEDTELRLRGNFIDELLTPPLLLPHEAESRGRKLGMNPEHLWEVAVMEGETAPDEDLLTELLGQEARKRRVAPHIEFRTNRAVLFLPTPESRDTAWKDDVQSWSDTIGLWLEDPANKLGQFRTGVGTQVPLWNMHQSYGEARNALLVSSRLSGGRTTRFEDVEVYHLLSETANEPGFAALFERKLGKLRAYDDEHSGDLLRTFFYYLESRGSLIETANRLYIHRNSVKYRLERIRDITGFDLNHPREQFVCHLCLVYYYMKQDKQEV
- a CDS encoding ABC transporter permease — protein: MFAYTLRRLLQMIPALIGIVVITFILSRVLPGDPAIVMAGEQATDDVIAKIRMDMGLDKPLFVQFFSYVGQLLQGNLGFAYHTGHPVLSDFATRFPATIELTLASVIIAICVAIPVGIIAATRKESFIDHISRVFSLIGACVPIFWLGLLFIYIFYSILGWAPAPMGRISGDLNPPTHITGLYVVDSLMTGDMVALKSSLAHLLLPAICLSTGTMAIVARMTRSSMLEVIGQDYVRTARAKGLSETAVVGKHSLINALIPTLTVLGLQFGGLLGGAVITETIFSWPGVGGYVTDSILAADYAPIQAFTLVSAILFSFINLAVDLVYGLIDPRIRYE
- a CDS encoding ABC transporter permease: MGTKPAPAVVPKPKTFLRLLLRNRLAAIGLAFIVMWTVIAAIAPWIAPYDPYVTNTAVKLESPSGGHWFGTDNYGRDILSRVLYGARISIWTGLIAVSISFVIGVPLGGIAAYYGGRTGNIIMRVMDVLLAFPSLVLSMAIAASIGNGLTSAMIAVGIVGIPEFARLMYGQTVSLREKEYVEASRAIGVRDRVILFRHILPNALAPLLVQATLGMGFAILTASSLSFLGLGVKPPTAEWGAMISEGREYIISGQWWLVTFPGLAIATSILGFNLLGDGFRDVLDPRLRSGK